A stretch of Myxococcus hansupus DNA encodes these proteins:
- a CDS encoding peptidase domain-containing ABC transporter yields MTVDAPRPAPKRWRFGFRRRVPEVRQMTMTDCGAACLAMVLAYHGRELRLEEVRELTGPGRDGTTAKALKNAAQKLGLRARAISVDLDRLPFLPPATILHWRFTHYVVFERLGRGWVEVVDPDQGRRRVSLEQFSQCFTGVALLLEPSEDFQPGRSRRGAYRYLVPLMKQQAGTLAKVLALSGVLQVLTLAVPLLTGMVVDRVVPRQDYSFMGVLSVALAGVVLFELLTSGVRGQLLAELRTRLDARMTQGLLDHLVSLAYPFFQLRPAGDLVTRLGSQQTIRDLLSTGLLSSALDGVLVLVYLGLLLVADASLGLLVLGLGLLQVLVFAVPRARQRSQLSRSLDMAVRSQSYLMAMLSGMQTLKAFGVESRMVGSYSNLYVDLLNVELERGRLTAWVDALTGTLRRVSPLVLLCVGAWRVLDGAMTLGQMLSINALAIALLVPLSNLLGTGGQLPFLSTYLERINDVLDTPPERDPTHQGHAPTLRGAVTLEDVHFRYNPNSAWVVQGVSVSVEPGQMVALVGRSGAGKSTLAHLLLGLYLPTAGRVRYDGAELGALDLRAVRGQLGVVLQDASFFNASLRENITLSDPDLDMARVVEAARLANIHDDIMAMPMQYDTPLTDRGLSLSGGQRQRLALARALVRRPAILLLDEATSALDATTEERVQQALASLKCTRVVIAHRLSTVRNADTILVMDAGRVVEVGRHQELLERQGTYASLVNAQREERTKATG; encoded by the coding sequence ATGACGGTCGATGCCCCGCGCCCCGCGCCCAAGCGGTGGCGCTTCGGCTTCCGCAGGCGCGTGCCCGAAGTGCGGCAGATGACGATGACGGACTGTGGCGCGGCCTGCCTCGCCATGGTGCTGGCCTACCACGGCCGGGAGCTGCGCCTGGAGGAGGTGCGCGAGCTGACGGGTCCTGGACGCGACGGCACCACCGCGAAGGCCTTGAAGAACGCCGCCCAGAAGCTGGGGCTGCGCGCACGCGCCATCTCCGTGGACCTGGACCGGCTGCCCTTCCTGCCCCCCGCCACCATCCTGCACTGGCGCTTCACCCACTACGTCGTCTTCGAACGGCTGGGCCGCGGCTGGGTGGAGGTGGTGGACCCGGACCAGGGCCGGCGCCGCGTCTCCCTGGAGCAGTTCAGCCAGTGCTTCACCGGCGTGGCGCTGCTGCTGGAGCCGTCCGAGGACTTCCAGCCAGGGCGCTCGCGGCGCGGGGCCTACCGCTACCTGGTGCCGCTGATGAAGCAGCAGGCCGGGACGCTGGCCAAGGTGCTCGCGCTGTCCGGCGTGCTCCAGGTGCTCACGCTGGCGGTGCCCCTGCTCACGGGCATGGTGGTGGACCGCGTGGTGCCACGGCAGGACTACTCGTTCATGGGCGTGTTGTCGGTGGCGCTGGCCGGCGTGGTGCTCTTCGAGCTGCTCACCTCGGGGGTGCGCGGCCAGCTCCTGGCGGAGCTGCGCACGCGCCTGGACGCGCGGATGACGCAGGGACTGCTGGACCACCTGGTGAGCCTGGCCTACCCCTTCTTCCAGCTCCGGCCCGCGGGCGACCTGGTGACGCGGCTGGGCTCGCAGCAGACCATCCGCGACCTGCTGTCCACGGGCCTCTTGTCCAGCGCGCTCGACGGGGTGTTGGTGCTCGTCTACCTCGGCTTGCTCCTGGTGGCGGACGCGTCGCTGGGGCTCCTGGTGCTGGGCCTGGGCCTGTTGCAGGTGCTGGTGTTCGCGGTGCCCCGGGCCCGGCAGCGCAGCCAACTGTCGCGCAGCCTGGACATGGCGGTGCGCAGCCAGAGCTACCTGATGGCCATGCTGTCCGGCATGCAGACGCTGAAGGCGTTCGGCGTGGAGTCCCGCATGGTGGGCAGCTACTCCAACCTCTATGTGGACCTGCTCAACGTCGAGCTGGAGCGAGGCCGGCTCACCGCATGGGTGGACGCGCTGACCGGCACGCTGCGCCGCGTGTCCCCGTTGGTGCTGCTGTGCGTGGGCGCGTGGCGCGTGCTGGACGGCGCGATGACGCTGGGACAGATGCTGAGCATCAACGCCCTGGCCATCGCGCTGCTCGTCCCCCTGTCCAACCTGCTGGGCACCGGCGGGCAGCTCCCGTTCCTGAGCACCTACCTGGAGCGCATCAACGACGTCCTGGACACGCCGCCCGAGCGCGACCCCACCCACCAGGGCCACGCCCCCACGCTGCGCGGCGCCGTCACGTTGGAGGACGTCCACTTCCGCTACAACCCGAACTCCGCCTGGGTGGTGCAAGGCGTGTCGGTGAGCGTGGAGCCCGGGCAGATGGTGGCGCTCGTGGGCCGCTCCGGCGCGGGCAAGAGCACCCTGGCCCACCTGCTCCTGGGCCTCTACCTGCCCACCGCCGGGCGCGTCCGCTACGACGGCGCGGAGCTGGGGGCGCTGGACTTGCGCGCGGTGCGCGGCCAACTGGGCGTGGTGTTGCAGGACGCCTCGTTCTTCAACGCGTCGCTGCGGGAGAACATCACGCTGAGCGACCCGGACCTGGACATGGCACGCGTGGTGGAAGCCGCGAGGTTGGCGAACATCCACGACGACATCATGGCCATGCCCATGCAGTACGACACGCCGCTGACGGACCGGGGCCTGTCGCTCTCCGGCGGCCAGCGGCAGCGGTTGGCCCTGGCGCGCGCCCTGGTGCGAAGGCCCGCCATCCTCCTGCTGGACGAAGCCACCAGCGCGCTGGACGCCACCACGGAGGAGCGCGTGCAGCAGGCGCTGGCCTCGCTGAAGTGCACGCGGGTCGTCATCGCCCACCGGCTGAGCACCGTGCGCAACGCGGACACCATCCTCGTCATGGACGCGGGCCGCGTGGTGGAGGTGGGCCGGCACCAGGAGCTGCTGGAGCGACAAGGCACCTACGCGTCCCTGGTGAACGCGCAGCGCGAGGAACGCACCAAGGCCACCGGCTGA
- a CDS encoding amidase, with the protein MNLDDYSRFDAVGLAELVRRKEVSPEELLRVAVDAIQRVNPALNAVIDTRDAQAREALKQGIPDGPFRGVPFLIKDIGVHAEGVPTDFGSRLAQGTVFPYDSALMARYRRAGLVLLGRTNAPEFGNNASTEPLLHGPTRNPWNVERSPGGSSGGSAAAVAAGIVPMAHGNDGGGSLRIPASLCGVFALKPTRGRNSLGPNAGEFIFGMGAEHVLSRTVRDSAAALDATQGPEAGDPYYAPPPLRPYLEEVSHAPRRLRIALVTASPMGGPVSPECTEAARQAARLSEELGHDITEATLPHDGHLLHEAVTTVWSATMASLVATITHHSGKEAGPASLEASTWAALHHGQTLSATELQRALGIFNFVSRQVGRFFEQYDVVLSPTVAAPPFPLGLLDANAPRSAREWYDHVFGHCPFTALFNVTGQPAMSVPLHWSAEGLPIGVQFAGRYADEATLFQLAGQLEKARPWAQRRPPVHVTRPV; encoded by the coding sequence ATGAACCTGGATGACTACAGCCGCTTTGACGCAGTGGGATTGGCGGAGCTGGTACGGCGCAAGGAAGTCTCTCCCGAGGAGCTGCTCCGGGTGGCGGTGGACGCCATCCAGCGCGTCAACCCGGCGCTCAACGCCGTCATCGACACGCGCGACGCGCAGGCACGCGAAGCCCTGAAGCAGGGCATCCCGGACGGCCCCTTTCGGGGCGTGCCGTTCCTCATCAAGGACATCGGCGTGCATGCCGAAGGCGTCCCCACGGACTTCGGGAGCCGGCTGGCGCAAGGGACGGTGTTCCCCTACGACAGCGCGTTGATGGCGCGCTACCGGCGCGCGGGCCTCGTCTTGCTGGGCCGGACGAACGCGCCCGAGTTCGGCAACAACGCCTCCACGGAGCCGCTCCTCCATGGCCCCACGCGCAACCCCTGGAACGTGGAGCGCAGCCCGGGAGGCTCCAGCGGAGGCTCGGCGGCGGCGGTGGCGGCGGGCATCGTCCCGATGGCCCACGGCAACGACGGCGGCGGTTCTCTGCGCATCCCCGCGTCCCTCTGCGGCGTCTTCGCGCTGAAGCCCACGCGGGGCCGCAACTCCCTGGGACCGAACGCGGGCGAATTCATCTTCGGCATGGGCGCCGAGCACGTGCTGTCGCGCACCGTCCGCGACAGCGCGGCGGCCCTGGACGCCACCCAGGGGCCCGAGGCGGGGGACCCCTACTACGCGCCGCCCCCGCTGCGCCCGTACCTGGAAGAAGTGAGCCACGCTCCACGTCGGCTGCGCATCGCGCTGGTGACCGCGTCGCCCATGGGCGGGCCCGTCAGCCCGGAGTGTACCGAGGCCGCACGGCAGGCGGCGCGCCTGTCCGAGGAGCTGGGCCACGACATCACCGAGGCCACGCTTCCCCATGACGGACACCTGCTGCACGAGGCCGTCACCACCGTCTGGTCAGCGACCATGGCGTCGCTCGTGGCGACGATTACGCACCACTCCGGGAAGGAGGCGGGGCCAGCGTCGCTCGAAGCCAGCACGTGGGCAGCGCTGCACCACGGACAGACGCTGTCGGCCACGGAGCTGCAACGGGCGCTGGGCATCTTCAACTTCGTGTCGAGGCAGGTGGGGCGTTTCTTCGAGCAGTATGACGTGGTGCTGTCACCCACGGTGGCCGCGCCGCCCTTCCCGCTGGGACTGCTGGACGCCAACGCGCCCCGGTCCGCCCGCGAGTGGTATGACCACGTCTTCGGTCACTGCCCCTTCACCGCGTTGTTCAACGTCACCGGGCAACCCGCCATGTCGGTGCCGCTGCACTGGAGCGCGGAGGGACTGCCCATCGGCGTCCAGTTCGCCGGCCGCTATGCCGACGAGGCCACCTTGTTCCAGCTCGCGGGGCAGCTCGAGAAGGCGCGGCCCTGGGCCCAGCGGCGGCCACCGGTGCACGTCACCCGGCCCGTGTAG
- a CDS encoding ATP-grasp domain-containing protein translates to MPGSRRPSLARAILFGRNPSQDDPFDVEADAADALGVDSYQVDLQALLSGNPEQAVSTLPQRGRIPLLYRGWMLTEEEYAALDEAVSALGHRLTTTPEQYAAALYLPNWYPRVSRFTARSVWTEGTDAAEAWHAAQALGPQPWLVKDHVKSAKERWDEACFIPAGTTQARFEQICANLMDERGERFERGLVVRKFLPFKEYGRTPAGPAHLEFRLFFANGRLLAAEPYHEFDVDVPDFTGFEPLARRIDSPFLTLDVAMLQAGGWAVVEVNDGGVSGLPPGLDPRTLFEGLMDLR, encoded by the coding sequence ATGCCAGGCTCCCGACGTCCGTCTCTTGCGCGCGCCATCCTCTTCGGCCGGAACCCGTCCCAGGACGACCCCTTCGACGTGGAGGCCGACGCGGCCGACGCGTTGGGTGTCGACTCCTACCAGGTGGACCTCCAGGCCCTGCTCTCCGGCAACCCCGAGCAGGCCGTCTCCACCCTCCCCCAACGCGGCCGGATTCCGCTCCTCTATCGCGGCTGGATGCTGACGGAGGAGGAGTACGCCGCGCTGGACGAAGCGGTGTCCGCCCTGGGGCACCGTCTCACCACGACGCCCGAGCAGTACGCCGCGGCGCTCTACCTGCCCAACTGGTACCCGCGCGTGTCCCGCTTCACCGCCCGCAGCGTGTGGACGGAGGGCACCGACGCAGCGGAGGCGTGGCACGCCGCCCAGGCGCTCGGCCCCCAGCCCTGGCTGGTGAAGGACCACGTGAAGTCCGCCAAGGAGCGCTGGGACGAAGCCTGCTTCATCCCCGCGGGCACGACGCAGGCCCGCTTCGAGCAGATCTGCGCCAACCTCATGGATGAACGCGGAGAGCGCTTCGAGCGCGGCCTCGTCGTCCGCAAGTTCCTCCCCTTCAAGGAGTACGGCCGCACGCCCGCAGGCCCCGCCCACCTCGAGTTCCGCCTCTTCTTCGCGAACGGGCGGCTGTTGGCCGCCGAGCCGTACCACGAGTTCGACGTCGACGTGCCGGACTTCACCGGCTTCGAGCCGCTCGCCCGTCGCATCGACTCGCCCTTCCTCACCCTGGACGTGGCCATGCTCCAGGCAGGCGGCTGGGCCGTGGTCGAGGTGAACGACGGCGGCGTCTCCGGCCTGCCACCGGGCCTGGACCCACGCACGCTCTTCGAAGGGCTGATGGACCTTCGCTAG